A stretch of Cryptococcus neoformans var. neoformans JEC21 chromosome 10 sequence DNA encodes these proteins:
- a CDS encoding mitochondrion protein, putative translates to MSNFIKAGRKIVAIGRNYADHAKELGNAIPKEPFFFLKPTSSYLVPDNGPVEIPRGVIVHHEVELGVVIGKNGRDISPSAAFDHVAGYSLAVDMTARNVQDKAKAKGLPWSAAKGFDTFCPIGPFIPKHFIADPTKVGLHFSVNGTVKQSGLTSDMIFDIPQLIAFVSGIMKLEEGDLVLTGTPSGVGKIKRGEIFEAKLTYPGLDGEVLSKYEIECVERQGGYEFMP, encoded by the exons ATGTCCAACTTTATCAaagcaggaaggaag ATTGTCGCTATTGGTCGCAACTACGCTGATCACGCCAAGGAGCTTGGTAACGCCATTCCTAAGG agcctttcttctttttgaaacccacttcttcttacCTTGTCCCTGACAATGGACCTGTTGAGATCCCTCGGGGGGTTATCGTGCATCATGAAG TTGAGCTTGGTGTTGTCATCGGTAAGAACGGTCGAGACATCTCCCCTTCTGCTGCCTTCGACCATGTTGCTGGATACT CTCTTGCTGTCGACATGACTGCCCGTAATGTTCAGGATAAGGCCAAGGCTAAAGGTTTGCCTTGGTCTGCTGCCAAGGGCTTCGATACTTTCTGCCCTATTGG TCCTTTCATTCCCAAGCACTTCATTGCCGATCCTACTAAAGTCGGCCTCCATTTTTCGGTCAACGGTACTGTTAAGCAGTCTGGCCTCACCTCCGACATGATCTTCGACATTCCCCAGCTCATTGCATTTGTCTCTGGTATCAtgaagcttgaagaaggtgacTTGGTACTTACTGGAACCCCTAGTGGGGTGGGAAAGATTAAGAGGGGGGAAATTTTCGAGGCGAAGTTGACTTACCCTGGATTAGATGGTGAGGTCTTGAGCAAGTATGAAATCGAATGCGTGGAGAGGCAAGGAGGTTACGAGTTTATGCCTTAA
- a CDS encoding thymidylate synthase, with protein sequence MTATIDDQEKNQRSNPDHEEYQYLDLIRRIINVGEVRPDRTGTGTVALFAPPSFRFSLADNTLPLLTTKRVFLRGVIAELLWFVSGCTDAKMLSSQGVGIWDGNGSKEFLEKVGLGHRREGDLGPVYGFQWRHFGAEYTDADGDYKGKGVDQLQRVIDTIKNNPTDRRIILSAWNPKDLPLMALPPCHMFCQFFVSLPPADSPGSKPKLSCLMYQRSCDLGLGVPFNIASYALLTHMIALITDTEPHEFILQMGDAHVYRDHVEPLKTQLEREPRDFPKLKWARSKEEIGDIDGFKVEDFVVEGYKPWGKIDMKMSA encoded by the exons ATGACAGCAACAATCGACGACCAGGAAAAGAACCAACGATCTAACCCGGACCACG AGGAATATCAGTACCTCGATCTCATTAGGCGAATCATTAACGTAGGAGAGGTTCGGCCAGACCGTACCGGTACAGGAACTGTTGCTCTCtttgctcctccttctttccgcTTTTCCCTCGCCGACAacacccttcctcttctgacGACGAAACGCGTCTTCCTTCGCGGTGTCATTGCCGAGCTTTTGTGGTTCGTTTCTGGCTGTACCGACGCCAAAATGCTCTCTAGCCAGGGTGTAGGGATCTGGGATGGTAATGGAAGCAAAGAATTCCTGGAGAAGGTCGGACTTGGCCACAGAAGGGAAGGTGATCTGGGACCTGTATACGGGTTCCAGTGGAGACATTTTGGTGCCGAGTACACTGATGCCGACGGAGACTacaagggcaaaggagTCGACCAATTGCAAAGGGTAATCGACACTATCAAGAACAACCCAACTGACAGACGGATTATCTTATCGGCTTGGAACCCAAAGG ATCTTCCCCTGATGGCTCTTCCGCCCTGCCACATGTTCTGCCAATTCTTCGTCTCACTTCCTCCTGCTGATTCACCGGGTTCCAAGCCAAAACTTTCTTGCTTGATGTATCAGAGGTCTTGTGACTTAGGCCTTGGTGTCCCATTCAACATTGCGTCTTACGCACTGCTAACCCATATGATTGCCCTCATTACCGACACCGAACCGCATGAGTTTATTTTACAAATGGGAGATGCGCATGTGTACAGGGATCATGTTGAGCCATTGAAGACGCAACTGGAAAGGGAGCCTAGAGATTTCCCCAAGTTAAAATGGGCTaggagcaaggaagaaattGGAGACATCGATGGTTTCAAGGTTGAGGACTTTGTGGTTGAGGGATACAAGCCATGGGGGAAAATCGACATGAAGATGTCT GCTTAA
- a CDS encoding DNA clamp loader, putative: MPTSPKRSRSENDILVPLPNPSTFGSSSRNSLAPSTSTQPPSALPVTRRQALTRSRSTSYNVSSRGVTTRRNCALSASSSVPNVGLPSGSLIGNGDGLGLGITILPSRSRMTGTGMLLRTQSTPMLSTTSQASLKAVAAGADSSGCVEKSEKDGFDYTRLRRGKENIPPKKNEENDDDAPRKRLRITSRSSFSDASGRRRSGSVVSVRSETSGGRHGSLAPSTSSSSISSWATGYFPSPNPSESSFCTSNSDLPTPSRALEKSSSSSEVPDTPTKSRINQATCLLTPPPSSPEFATEVIANFKPAREASPYKQLKAALRLCTISGYTANDMIVGREEEKAAISQYLFDEENDKDVGMYVSGPPGTGKTALVTAFGRQKAEQGWRVVEVGCMGLKVNDLWPRLGDELGCGKTEEEVTKFVKLNASQILIILDEVDSLMPPTPSTVPPATSHLFAKLFSLPFGSPNTKLIAISNTLDLTIRARLVLPNGLQPSVLPFKAYGAPEISNIVNARIATANIQDIKVDSAAITLLGRKVEAQNGDLRMCLGVLGSAISLAEAEWIKKRSQAVNDPSRKVPMIKVAIPHIMKALASYTAQLRASAGSSTGSTSAAGKKIKSVQLQGKMVLVALLVYLARSRAGMNGCPALGTTVSPPGTPATGSDIPVAALYATYSYLLSQSSSPFPPAAESDYQDLLSNLETLGLISLPSGTGKWANMSTNKVVLCVREEEVKDGMGLLEGQDKGVGEEEVKRIWEREVAKVQRVKQRLGAGVES; this comes from the exons ATGCCCACTTCCCCGAAACGGTCCCGCTCTGAGAATGACATCCTTGTCCCTCTTCCCAATCCCTCAACCTTCGGCAGCTCGTCTCGTAACTCTCTGGCTCCTTCCACGTCCACGCAGCCACCATCTGCTCTCCCTGTCACACGACGTCAAGCACTGACGCGCTCGCGTTCAACCTCATACAACGTGTCCTCTCGTGGCGTGACCACTCGTCGTAACTGCGCTTTGtcagcttcatcctccgTTCCCAACGTCGGCTTGCCTTCTGGCTCCCTGATCGGTAATGGGGATggccttggccttggcaTTACTATTCTTCCTTCTAGGTCGCGTATGACGGGCACAGGTATGCTTCTGCGAACACAATCTACGCCTATGTTATCTACGACGTCCCAAGCGTCCTTAAAAGCCGTAGCCGCCGGTGCTGACTCAAGCGGATGTGTTGAAAAGTCCGAAAAAGATGGTTTCGACTATACGAGACTACGtagaggaaaggagaatattcctcccaagaagaatgaagaaaacgacgacgacgcGCCGAGAAAGAGGCTCAGGATAACTAGTCGAAGTAGCTTCAGTGACGCGTCTGGGAGGCGAAGGAGTGGTAGTGTTGTCAGCGTAAGGAGTGAAACCAGTG GTGGTCGACATGGTTCACTAGCTCCTTCtacgtcctcttcttccatttcttcttgggcCACCGGCtatttcccttctcctAATCCCAGTGAATCTTCCTTTTGTACTAGCAACTCGGATCTCCCAACTCCATCTCGCGCACTTGAAAAGTCGTCTTCCAGCTCCGAAGTGCCCGATACCCCGACCAAATCACGCATCAATCAAGCCACTTGTCTGCTCactcctccaccatcttccccgGAATTTGCGACTGAAGTCATTGCAAACTTCAAACCAGCTAGAGAAGCGAGTCCTTATAAACAACTCAAGGCTGCTCTTCGTCTTTGCACCATCTCTGGATATACCGCCAACGATATGATTGTCGgccgagaagaggagaaggctgcAATTTCCCAATACCTttttgatgaggaaaatgaCAAGGACGTTGGTATGTACGTGTCAGGCCCTCCAGGAACAGGGAAAACCGCTTTGGTCACTGCTTTCGGCAGGCAAAAAGCCGAACAGGGATGGAGAGTGGTTGAAGTGGGTTGTATGGGCCTCAAAGTCAATGACTTGTGGCCCAGGTTAGGAGACGAACTTGGTTGCGGGAagacggaggaagaggtgacgAAGTTCGTAAAACTAAATGCGTCGCAAAT CCTTATAATCCTGGACGAGGTTGACTCACTTATGcctccaactccttccACAGTGCCTCCAGCTACTTCTCATCTTTTCGCCAagcttttttctcttccttttggTTCGCCTAACACAAAGCTTATTGCTATCTCCAATACCCTCGATCTCACCATCCGGGCCCGTCTTGTCCTTCCTAATGGTCTTCAACCATCCGTCCTTCCTTTCAAAGCCTATGGTGCGCCAGAGATAAGTAACATCGTCAATGCGCGTATCGCCACCGCCAACATCCAGGATATTAAGGTCGACTCAGCGGCCATAACACTTCTCGGTCGAAAGGTGGAAGCCCAAAATGGTGATCTTCGAATGTGCCTTGGAGTCCTCGGTTCGGCTATCTCTCTCGCCGAGGCCGAATGGATAAAGAAACGCTCGCAAGCAGTCAATGATCCGTCCAGGAAGGTACCCATGATCAAGGTTGCCATTCCCCATATCATGAAAGCCCTGGCATCTTATACCGCCCAACTTCGTGCTTCTGCGGGATCATCTACTGGTTCAACTTCTGCAGCTGGCAAAAAGATCAAATCGGTTCAGCTGCAAGGCAAGATGGTCCTTGTGGCGTTATTGGTCTATCTGGCTCGTTCAAGAGCTGGTATGAATGGCTGCCCCGCTCTTGGCACCACTGTTTCACCACCTGGCACCCCTGCAACTGGGTCCGACATCCCAGTTGCCGCACTTTACGCTACTTACTCCTATCTCCTTTCTCAGTCATCttcccccttccctccAGCCGCGGAAAGTGACTACCAGGATCTGCTTTCCAATCTTGAAACCTTGGGCTTGATTAGTCTTCCGTCTGGCACTGGCAAGTGGGCTAATATGAGTACGAACAAAGTAGTGCTTTGCgtaagggaagaggaagtgaaAGACGGTATGGGCTTGTTGGAAGGACAGGATAAAGGCgtaggagaggaagaagtcaagCGTAtttgggagagagaggtggCCAAGGTTCAACGGGTGAAGCAGCGATTGGGAGCGGGCGTCGAATCATGA
- a CDS encoding cytoplasm protein, putative yields MAEPFDANTAGNAEEIEMQFAVKTVEHLEAYEKILQTIPPKLIKFTPIDDELYNNLLDEFPEFKFEENLRELNEDEMKSAKGKERWRRFIMPYEKRVTDYNFGTLIRRRSDELYTQDNSILITRVQFFAIEIARNRAGLNEAVYLAAQAKKA; encoded by the exons ATGGCTGAGCCTTTTGACGCCAACACCGCCGGCAACGCAGAGGAAATCGAGATGCAGTTCGCTGTCAAGACTGTCGAGCACCTCGAA GCCTACGAAAAGATCCTCCAAACAATTCCTCCGAAACTCATCAAATTCACCCC TATCGACGACGAACTGTACAACAACTTGCTCGACGAGTTCCCTGAATTCAAGTTTGAGGAAAACTTGCGAGAATTGaacgaggatgagatgaAATCTgcaaagggcaaggagCGATGGAGGAGGTTCATCATGCCC TACGAGAAGCGAGTGACAGATTACAACTTTGGCACCCTTATCCGACGACGATCAGATGAACTCTACACCCAGGATAACTCTATACTTATCACCCGTGTGCAATTCTTCGCCATCGAG ATTGCCAGGAATAGGGCTGGTTTGAACGAAGCAGTGTACCTTGCCGCCCAGGCGAAAAAGGCTTAA
- a CDS encoding regulation of cell growth-related protein, putative: MAMISDVDYMLQAIRLSSLRTTDDHITPRIISLDPAFAANPYINASGLSDIERWPEIKRALDSPPLEEGYLSGSAPGMRNGDAEEPRRGSGLNYTQTIMGPGKIGGAGMRVSGRHAVPGESRRGQAARADSYNSITAPQSPTSKGKELFSRLPEVTTAGDVFSPSGRPRADSAPAPAPLQGSPKHITSSMLSTGRDLGVNAPGGLLHRALSSSQMSNGSGLGQDGVLTMATPEDRGSSIGIEPTTGTQTVEGRLVGGLEDQGSDVDEEEAAEADVREGGREATAVPDSKRASVDTVSTMEHLDFSPVPLPQGQSLPSQPSALTAALNKFIPHIVSTAPHDSSGPLSPIPATTINPFYSLYSTVAAPPGVPSVSLELYFPHSKNPGHPVVAKVRKDATVEEVTGFGLWKYWDDGREPKLEEEGHKEERWSTVGWGLRIVEDDGEVDEDFPPLDRESKISKFSYGQFAIVEATENQIQQNVLKAPTITRRPSRVLAVPFSARPMVQTAAAPRPSLALPQSNQGGSAASSFSSPEFAPLSTTVTAANMGQGRGLGSTVGLSSTQSDVVRLRVRVTASADVHFTTTINVPADMYIADLTEVLCKKKRLQMPATDWVLCLADLTLALPLDRTVASLGVQTDLALVRRQWAMEHGLRIEDRRGGDPSASIFKRQSELAPIQRFGPGLSDFTQTYKKYTVQRKIAIGRHERVLAIDGDYIHIMPSESRAFFDSMKTTSFHISLVAACKLTGRGGGFKINVWRDGAQKRYEFEAENQRQAVDIVSTIRQLMKTYAAERTSSMLPPPRVTLRK, translated from the exons ATGGCTATGATATCTGACGTGGA TTACATGCTGCAAGCAATACGTTTGTCATCCCTCCGAACAACAGACGACCATATAACTCCTCGCATCATCTCCCTCGATCCTGCCTTTGCTGCGAACCCTTACATCAATGCTTCTGGATTGTCGGACATCGAACGGTGGCCAGAAATTAAACGGGCACTTGATTCCCCACCActagaagaaggatatcTCTCCGGTTCGGCCCCTGGAATGAGGAATGGTGATGCAGAAGAACCACGTAGAGGAAGTGGTTTGAATTATACTCAGACTATTATGGGCCCAGGAAAGATAGGAGGGGCAGGCATGAGGGTATCTGGTCGGCATGCAGTTCCGGGAGAATCGAGGAGAGGACAAGCTGCTAGAGCCGACTCTTACAACTCGATCACCGCTCCCCAGTCTCCCACGtccaaaggcaaagaacTTTTTAGCAGACTGCCAGAGGTAACTACCGCTGGAGATGTTTTCTCACCTTCAGGAAGGCCAAGGGCAGActctgctcctgctcctgcgcCGTTACAAGGGTCCCCAAAGCATATAACCTCGAGTATGCTCAGCACCGGAAGAGATCTTGGGGTAAATGCGCCCGGGGGCCTATTACATCGAGCGTTGTCGTCTAGTCAGATGTCAAATGGGTCCGGTTTGGGCCAAGATGGGGTACTCACAATGGCTACTCCGGAAGATAGGGGTTCATCTATAGGAATAGAACCCACAACTGGGACGCAAACGGTTGAAGGTCGTCTGGTGGGTGGTCTagaagatcaaggaagCGATgtagacgaagaggaagctgcCGAGGCAGATGTCAGGGAAGGCGGTAGAGAAGCAACCGCTGTTCCCGACTCAAAGAGAGCTTCTGTCGATACTGTAAGCACAATGGAGCACCTTGACTTCTCTCCGgtacctcttcctcaaggcCAGAGTCTTCCTTCGCAGCCCTCCGCTCTCACAGCTGCTTTGAACAAATTCATACCGCATATAGTATCCACTGCACCCCACGATTCCTCTGGACCCCTTTCCCCTATCCCCGCAACTACTATCAACCCATTTTACTCTCTTTATTCTACTGTCGCAGCCCCTCCAGGTGTGCCATCTGTGTCTCTCGAACTGTACTTCCCACATTCTAAGAATCCTGGACACCCTGTGGTCGCTAAGGTGAGAAAGGATGCCACTGTAGAAGAGGTTACTGGATTTGGGCTCTGGAAGTActgggatgatggaagggaGCCGAAGctagaagaggaaggtcataaagaggaaagatggaGTACTGTTGGATGGGGATTGCGAATCGTCGAAGACGATGGAGAAGTCGACGAAGATTTCCCAC CGCTTGACCGAGAGAGCAAGATATCGAAGTTTTCGTATGGACAGTTTGCCATAGTTGAAGCCACAGAAAACCAAA TACAACAAAACGTCTTAAAGGCACCCACTATTACTCGTCGCCCCTCCCGTGTCCTTGCTGTTCCTTTCTCAGCACGTCCTATGGTACAAACGGCAGCTGCCCCTCGACCCAGCCTCGCGCTGCCACAGTCCAACCAAGGAGGAAGCGCCgcgtcttctttctcatcccCCGAATTTGCACCCCTCTCGACTACTGTTACCGCAGCTAATATGGGGCAGGGAAGAGGCTTGGGCTCTACAGTGGGGTTAAGCTCGACCCAAAGCGATGTCGTGAGACTGAGAGTTAGAGTTACAGCAAGTGCAGACGTGCACTTTACCACTACCATCAATGT ACCTGCGGATATGTATATAGCAGATCTTACCGAGGTTCTCTGCAAGAAAAAGCGTTTGCAGATGCCTGCTACGGATTGGGTACTGTGCTTGGCTGATCTGACGTTGGCTTTACCGCTTGACAGAACTGTTGCGAGTTTGGGAGTTCAGACGGATCTTGCGTTAGTAAGAAGACAATGGGCGATGGAGCACGGCTTAAGGATCGAAGACCGACGGGGAGGGGATCCATCAG cttccatcttcaagaGGCAGTCGGAGCTTGCACCAATACAAAGATTTGGTCCTGGTCTTTCAGACTTCACGCAGACATATAAA AAATACACAGTGCAACGCAAGATTGCTATTGGCCGACACGAGCGTGTACTGGCGATTGACGGAGACTATATTCAT ATCATGCCCTCCGAGTCCCGCGCATTCTTCGATTCTATGAAAACGACCTCCTTCCACATATCCTTAGTAGCTGCATGTAAACTTACAGGGCGAGGAGGCGGTTTCAAGATAAACGTATGGAGAGATGGTGCCCAGAAGAGATATGAATTTGAAGCAGAGAACCAAAGACAGGCTGTGGACATAGTGTCCACTATTAGACAGCT GATGAAGACATACGCGGCCGAGAGGACATCATCAATGCTGCCACCTCCAAGAGTCACGCTTAGAAAATGA